Proteins encoded together in one Flavobacterium keumense window:
- the rpmI gene encoding 50S ribosomal protein L35: MPKMKTKSSAKKRFKVTGSGKIKRKHAFKSHILTKKSKKRKLALTHSALVHATDEKSIKQQLRII, encoded by the coding sequence ATGCCTAAAATGAAAACTAAATCTAGCGCCAAAAAACGTTTTAAAGTTACTGGTTCTGGAAAGATTAAAAGAAAGCACGCTTTTAAAAGTCACATTTTGACTAAAAAATCTAAAAAGCGTAAATTGGCTTTGACTCATTCTGCGTTAGTTCACGCAACAGATGAAAAAAGCATCAAACAACAATTAAGAATTATCTAA
- the rplT gene encoding 50S ribosomal protein L20, with translation MPRSVNSVAKRARRKKIMKQAKGFFGRRKNVWTVAKNAVEKAMSYAYRDRKVNKRNFRALWIQRINAGARLEGMSYSQFMGKVKANNIELNRKVLADLAMNHPEAFKAILNKVK, from the coding sequence ATGCCAAGATCGGTAAATTCAGTTGCTAAAAGAGCACGAAGAAAAAAAATAATGAAACAAGCCAAAGGTTTCTTTGGTAGACGTAAAAACGTTTGGACAGTTGCTAAAAATGCGGTAGAGAAAGCGATGAGCTATGCTTACCGTGATAGAAAAGTGAATAAAAGAAATTTCCGTGCTTTATGGATTCAACGTATCAACGCTGGAGCTCGTTTAGAAGGAATGTCTTATTCTCAATTCATGGGAAAAGTTAAAGCTAACAATATCGAATTGAACCGTAAAGTTCTTGCTGATTTAGCTATGAATCACCCAGAAGCTTTCAAAGCAATACTTAATAAAGTAAAATAA
- the infC gene encoding translation initiation factor IF-3 codes for MAIRSNRGAQPRVEKKDAHRINNFIRVPEVRLVGDNVETGVYKTSEALRLADELELDLVEISPNAEPPVCKIIDYNKFVYEQKKREKALKAKSTQVVIKEIRFGPQTDEHDYEFKKKNAEKFLKEGAKLKAFVFFKGRSIIYKDQGQILLLRLATDLEEYGKVEAMPVLEGKRMIMFIAPKKKK; via the coding sequence ATAGCAATAAGAAGTAACAGAGGTGCTCAACCTCGAGTAGAAAAAAAAGATGCACATCGAATTAACAATTTTATTCGTGTGCCAGAGGTACGTCTTGTAGGCGATAATGTTGAAACAGGAGTTTATAAAACTTCAGAGGCTTTACGATTGGCTGATGAATTGGAATTAGACTTGGTTGAAATTTCACCAAATGCGGAACCACCTGTTTGTAAAATTATTGACTATAATAAATTTGTTTACGAACAAAAGAAACGTGAAAAAGCCCTAAAGGCAAAATCAACTCAGGTAGTCATCAAAGAAATTCGTTTTGGTCCTCAAACTGATGAGCACGACTATGAATTTAAGAAAAAGAATGCTGAAAAATTCTTAAAAGAAGGAGCAAAATTAAAAGCCTTTGTATTTTTTAAAGGACGTTCAATCATCTATAAAGATCAAGGACAAATTTTATTATTACGATTAGCTACTGATTTAGAAGAGTATGGCAAAGTTGAAGCAATGCCAGTTCTTGAAGGAAAGAGAATGATTATGTTCATTGCTCCTAAGAAAAAGAAATAA